The DNA window TTGTCGATGGCGCGGGCGTCGCCCGCGAGGACGCCCGCCTCCAGGTCGGCGAGCTTGTGCTCGGGTGACTGATTCTCCGGTGTGAAATTGTCAGGGGATTTCGTTTCGTCCGCCATTTACTTCCCCGGTACAGGCCCGCGCTCAGCTTGCGCTTGCGTCCTTCGAGATGGCGTCCTTCGACTTCGCTCGGCAGACCTCGCTACGCTCAGGACGAACGGTTGATGGATCGAGATGGCGTCCTTCGACTTCGCTCGGCAGACCTCGCTACGCTCAGGACAAACGGTTGATGGAAACAGCGCCGTACTGCCATAACCGTTCCCGTTCGTCCTGAGCGTAGCGGAGCGAAGTCGAAGGACGCCATTCCCCCTACCGCGACCGCTCATGCCTGTTTTTCCCACGAGACAGCCGGTGAAGTCCAGCCCAGTCCCCACGCATCAGGGCTTCCTTCTTCTTTCGATTCCAGCCCTTGATCCGCAGTTCGGATTCCAGCGCCTCCGCTCGGGTCGGAAATGGACAGGAGTATGCCAGCGAGAATGGTTTCCGGGAGGCCGTGTATCCGAAGAGGCCGTCGTGGTGCTGCTGGAGGCGGTGCTCCAGGTCGTCCGTGTGGCCGGTGTAGTAGGAGCCATCACCGCAGCGCAGGATATAGACCCAGAAGCTCATGGCGGTGGGGGTTCGGAGGTTGCGTCGTTGGAGATGGCGTCCTTCGACTTCGCTCCGCTACGCTCAGGACGAACGGCAGGCATGGATGGCGCCCTTCGACTTCGCTCCGCTACGCTCAGGACGAACGGCGGGCATGGATGGCGCCCTTCGACTTCACTCCGCTCCGCTCAGGACGAACGGCGGGCATGGATGGCGCCCTTCGACTTCGCTCCGCTACGCTCAGGACGAACGGTTGTTGGGTTACAGCACGGTGGAGACCAACACCGTTCGTCCTGAGCGTAGCGAGGTCTGCCGAGCGAAGTCGAAGGACGCCATTTTTAAAACTGCGCCCTCTCCGAACCATCTTCCTCAGATGATCCCCATGCCGCGCAGCACGGACAGCATGATGGCGGCGGCGATGACGGAGCCGATCTGGCCGCCGGCGTTGGCGCTCATGGCGTGCATCAGCAGGTGGTTCTTCTTGTTGTAGCGCTGGCCCTCGTTCTGCACCACGCGCGCGGACATGGGGAAGGCGGAGATGCCGGCGGCGCCGATGAGCGGGTTGATCTTGCCGCGGCTCAGCAGGCACATGCCCTTGCCGAAGAGCACCCCCATGACCGTGTCCAGGCCGATGGCCACGAGCCCCAGGGCGAGGACCATGACGGTCTCGGTGCGC is part of the Deltaproteobacteria bacterium genome and encodes:
- a CDS encoding GIY-YIG nuclease family protein — protein: MSFWVYILRCGDGSYYTGHTDDLEHRLQQHHDGLFGYTASRKPFSLAYSCPFPTRAEALESELRIKGWNRKKKEALMRGDWAGLHRLSRGKNRHERSR